In Betta splendens chromosome 19, fBetSpl5.4, whole genome shotgun sequence, the following proteins share a genomic window:
- the aclyb gene encoding ATP-citrate synthase isoform X1 — protein MLQAFSGLCSLANAYGDKVRHNRRVSCQSLTSVAMSAKAISEQTGKEFLYKHICTSAAVQNRFRYASVTAETDWSRLTQDHPWLLTERLVVKPDQLIKRRGKLGLVGINLDLQGVKEWLKTHLMKETTVGKAKGTLKNFLIEPFVPHTQEEEFYMCIYATREGDHVLFHHEGGVEVGDVDSKAERLMVAVGDKLSQDQVTQQLLTHVPEEKKEVLASFLVGIFNLYEDLYFTYLEINPLVVTRDGVYVLDMAAKIDATADFICKAKWGDVEFPPPFGREAYPEEAYIADLDAKSGASLKLTLLNPRGRIWTMVAGGGASVVYSDTICDLGGVGELANYGEYSGAPSEQQTYDYAKTILSLMTREKHVQGKVLIIGGSIANFTNVAATFKGIVRAIKDYQGPLKEHEVTIFVRRGGPNYQEGLRVMGEVGKTTGIPIHVFGTETHMTAIVGMALGHRPIPNQPPMDAHTANFLLNASNSAVTPATTRTASFSEPKSPNGVTPAKKCNAGLPADLLHSILWPLKNVATGDGREAQASTGCSGAKATTLFSKRTKTIVWGMQTRAVQGMLDFDYVCSRDEPSVAAMVYPFTGDHKQKFYWGHKEILLPVFKNMADAMKKHPEVDVLISFASLRSAFDSTVETMQYPQIHTIAIIAEGIPEAQTRKLIKMADEKGVTIIGPATVGGIKPGCFKIGNTGGMLDNILASKLYRPGSVAYVSRSGGMSNELNNIISRTTDGVYEGVAIGGDRYPGSTFMDHVLRYQDTPGVKMIVVLGEIGGAEEYKICQGITEGRITKPVVCWCIGTCATMFASEVQFGHAGACANQASETAVAKNQALRDAGAYVPMSFDELGNVIRKVYEDLVANGTIIPAQEVPPPTVPMDYSWARELGLIRKPASFMTSICDERGQELIYAGMPITEVFKEEMGLGGVLGLLWFQRRLPRYACQFIEMCLMVTADHGPAVSGAHNTIVCARAGKDLISSLTSGLLTIGDRFGGALDAAAKQFSKAFDSGLMPMEFVNKMKKDGKLIMGIGHRVKSINNPDMRVQILKDFVKQHFPSSQLLDYALDVEKITTSKKPNLILNVDGLIGVSFVDLLRTCGGFTRDEADEFVEIGALNGIFVLGRSMGFIGHYLDQKRLKQGLYRHPWDDISYVLPEHMSM, from the exons GTCCTTAACTAGTGTTGCCATGTCGGCGAAAGCCATCTCCGAGCAGACAGGAAAAGAGTTCCTGTACAAGCACATCTGCACTTCAGCGGCCGTGCAGAACCGCTTCCGCTATGCCAGCGTTACCGCCGAGACGGACTGGAGTCGCCTCACACAGGACCATCCGTGGCTGCTGACAGAG CGTCTGGTGGTGAAACCAGATCAACTCATCAAGCGCCGTGGGAAGCTTGGATTAGTGGGCATCAACCTGGACCTGCAGGGTGTGAAGGAGTGGCTGAAAACCCACCTCATGAAGGAGACCACT GTGGGAAAAGCAAAGGGAACACTGAAGAACTTCCTGATTGAGCCATTCGTCCCCCACACACAG GAGGAGGAGTTTTACATGTGTATCTATGCCACACGTGAGGGCGATCATGTGCTCTTCCACCACGAGGGCGGCGTTGAAGTGGGCGATGTGGATTCCAAAGCAGAGAGGCTGATGGTCGCAGTGGGTGACAAGCTGAGTCAAGACCAagtcacacagcagctcctcacacaTGTTCCTGAAGAGAAGAAAGA AGTTTTGGCCAGTTTTTTAGTGGGCATCTTCAACCTATATGAGGACCTCTACTTCACCTACCTTGAGATCAATCCACTTG TTGTCACGCGTGATGGAGTGTACGTCCTCGACATGGCCGCCAAAATTGACGCAACAGCAGATTTTATCTGCAAAGCTAAATGGGGAGATGTGGAGTTCCCACCACCATTTGGAAGAGAAGCATATCCAGAG GAGGCCTATATAGCTGATCTGGATGCAAAGAGTGGTGCCAGTCTGAAGCTGACCCTGCTGAATCCCCGAGGACGGATCTGGACGATGGTGGCAGGAGGAGGGGCTTCAGTAGTTTATAG TGACACCATCTGTGACCTGGGTGGAGTGGGTGAGCTGGCGAACTATGGCGAGTACTCGGGTGCACCCAGTGAACAGCAGACCTACGACTACGCTAAAACCATTCTCTCGCTCATGACGCGAGAGAAACATGTTCAAG GGAAAGTGCTGATCATTGGAGGAAGCATTGCCAACTTCACCAATGTAGCAGCCACGTTTAAG GGCATTGTCAGGGCAATTAAAGACTATCAGGGTCCTCTGAAGGAACATGAGGTCACCATCTTTGTTCGACGTGGTGGACCCAACTACCAGGAGGGGCTGAGGGTGATGGGGGAAGTGG GTAAGACTACAGGTATTCCTATCCACGTGTTTGGTACCGAGACCCACATGACTGCCATTGTTGGAATGGCTCTAGGCCACCGGCCAATTCCGAACCAGCCACCAATGGATGCACACACGGCCAACTTCCTACTGAACGCCAGCAACAGTGCAGTG ACTCCTGCTACAACAAGAACAGCTTCCTTCTCTGAACCCAAGTCGCCAAATGGTGTCACCCCAGCAAAAAAGTGTAATGCAGGTCTTCCGGCAG ACTTACTTCATTCTATACTGTGGCCTCTGAAGAATGTGGCCACAGGAGATGGGAGAG AAGCACAAGCCTCTACAGGCTGCAGCGGAG CTAAAGCCACCACACTTTTCAGCAAACGCACCAAGACTATTGTCTGGGGCATGCAAACACGCGCTGTGCAGGGAATGCTGGACTTTGACTACGTATGCTCCAGGGACGAACCCTCCGTGGCAGCGATGGTCTACCCCTTCAC tGGAGATCACAAGCAAAAATTTTATTGGGGCCACAAGGAGATCCTGCTGCCGGTCTTCAAGAACATGGCAGATGCTATGAAGAAGCACCCAGAGGTGGATGTCCTGATCAGCTTTGCTTCCCTGCGCTCAGCCTTTGACAGTACAGTGGAAACCATGCAGTACCCTCAG ATTCACACCATTGCCATTATAGCCGAAGGTATCCCTGAAGCCCAAACAAGGAAGTTAATCAAGATGGCTGATGAGAAAGGTGTCACTATCATTGGCCCAGCTACA GTTGGTGGCATCAAGCCGGGCTGTTTTAAGATTGGCAACACTGGTGGCATGTTGGACAACATCTTGGCTTCCAAACTTTACCGTCCTGGTAGTGTGGCGTATGTGTCACGGTCTGGGGGCATGTCAAACGAATTGAACAACATCATCTCCCGCACCACAGATGGTGTTTATGAAGGTGTGGCCATTGGAGGAGACAG ATATCCAGGTTCGACTTTTATGGATCATGTTCTGCGCTATCAGGACACTCCAGGGGTCAAGATGATAGTGGTGTTAGGAGAG ATTGGAGGCGCAGAGGAGTACAAGATTTGCCAAGGTATCACAGAGGGAAGAATAACCAAACCTGTGGTGTGCTGGTGTATTGGAACCTGTGCCACAATGTTCGCTTCAGAG GTTCAGTTTGGCCACGCAGGAGCCTGTGCCAACCAGGCTTCAGAAACAGCAGTCGCCAAGAATCAGGCTCTCAGGGATGCTGGAGCTTATGTACCCATGAGCTTTGATGAGCTGGGCAACGTCATTAG GAAAGTTTATGAAGATCTGGTTGCCAATGGCACCATCATTCCTGCCCAGGAGGTTCCTCCACCAACAGTCCCAATGGATTACTCCTGGGCTAGA GAGTTAGGCCTGATCCGTAAGCCAGCCTCATTTATGACGAGCATCTGTGACGAGCGAGGCCAGGAGCTGATCTATGCTGGCATGCCGATCACTGAAGTCTTTAAAGAGGAGATGGGCTTGGGCGGAGTGCTCGGCTTACTCTGGTTCCAGCGCAG GTTGCCTCGCTATGCCTGCCAGTTTATTGAGATGTGCCTGATGGTGACCGCTGACCATGGCCCCGCCGTCTCTGGTGCACACAACACCATTGTCTGTGCTCGGGCTGGCAAAGACCTGATCTCAAGTCTCACCTCTGGCCTGCTCACCATC GGGGACCGTTTTGGAGGGGCTCTGGATGCAGCTGCAAAGCAGTTTAGCAAGGCATTTGATAGTGGCCTGATGCCCATGGAGTTTGTCAACAAAATGAAGAAGGATGGAAAGCTAATAATGGGCATTGGCCACAGAGTCAAATCG atcaACAATCCAGACATGCGGGTGCAGATTCTAAAGGATTTTGTCAAACAGCATTTCCCTTCCAGTCAGCTGCTCGACTATGCTCTAGACGTAGAGAAAATCACCACATCAAAG AAACCAAACCTGATTCTCAACGTAGATGGGTTAATCGGCGTTTCTTTTGTGGATCTGCTGAGGACATGTGGTGGCTTCACACG AGATGAGGCTGATGAGTTTGTGGAGATTGGTGCACTAAATGGAATCTTTGTCCTGGGACGGAGTATGGGCTTCATTG GTCATTACCTTGATCAGAAGAGGCTGAAACAGGGCCTGTACCGCCACCCCTGGGACGACATCTCCTACGTCCTCCCTGAACACATGTCCATGTAA
- the aclyb gene encoding ATP-citrate synthase isoform X2, producing the protein MLQAFSGLCSLANAYGDKVRHNRRVSCQSLTSVAMSAKAISEQTGKEFLYKHICTSAAVQNRFRYASVTAETDWSRLTQDHPWLLTERLVVKPDQLIKRRGKLGLVGINLDLQGVKEWLKTHLMKETTVGKAKGTLKNFLIEPFVPHTQEEEFYMCIYATREGDHVLFHHEGGVEVGDVDSKAERLMVAVGDKLSQDQVTQQLLTHVPEEKKEVLASFLVGIFNLYEDLYFTYLEINPLVVTRDGVYVLDMAAKIDATADFICKAKWGDVEFPPPFGREAYPEEAYIADLDAKSGASLKLTLLNPRGRIWTMVAGGGASVVYSDTICDLGGVGELANYGEYSGAPSEQQTYDYAKTILSLMTREKHVQGKVLIIGGSIANFTNVAATFKGIVRAIKDYQGPLKEHEVTIFVRRGGPNYQEGLRVMGEVGKTTGIPIHVFGTETHMTAIVGMALGHRPIPNQPPMDAHTANFLLNASNSAVTPATTRTASFSEPKSPNGVTPAKKCNAGLPAEAQASTGCSGAKATTLFSKRTKTIVWGMQTRAVQGMLDFDYVCSRDEPSVAAMVYPFTGDHKQKFYWGHKEILLPVFKNMADAMKKHPEVDVLISFASLRSAFDSTVETMQYPQIHTIAIIAEGIPEAQTRKLIKMADEKGVTIIGPATVGGIKPGCFKIGNTGGMLDNILASKLYRPGSVAYVSRSGGMSNELNNIISRTTDGVYEGVAIGGDRYPGSTFMDHVLRYQDTPGVKMIVVLGEIGGAEEYKICQGITEGRITKPVVCWCIGTCATMFASEVQFGHAGACANQASETAVAKNQALRDAGAYVPMSFDELGNVIRKVYEDLVANGTIIPAQEVPPPTVPMDYSWARELGLIRKPASFMTSICDERGQELIYAGMPITEVFKEEMGLGGVLGLLWFQRRLPRYACQFIEMCLMVTADHGPAVSGAHNTIVCARAGKDLISSLTSGLLTIGDRFGGALDAAAKQFSKAFDSGLMPMEFVNKMKKDGKLIMGIGHRVKSINNPDMRVQILKDFVKQHFPSSQLLDYALDVEKITTSKKPNLILNVDGLIGVSFVDLLRTCGGFTRDEADEFVEIGALNGIFVLGRSMGFIGHYLDQKRLKQGLYRHPWDDISYVLPEHMSM; encoded by the exons GTCCTTAACTAGTGTTGCCATGTCGGCGAAAGCCATCTCCGAGCAGACAGGAAAAGAGTTCCTGTACAAGCACATCTGCACTTCAGCGGCCGTGCAGAACCGCTTCCGCTATGCCAGCGTTACCGCCGAGACGGACTGGAGTCGCCTCACACAGGACCATCCGTGGCTGCTGACAGAG CGTCTGGTGGTGAAACCAGATCAACTCATCAAGCGCCGTGGGAAGCTTGGATTAGTGGGCATCAACCTGGACCTGCAGGGTGTGAAGGAGTGGCTGAAAACCCACCTCATGAAGGAGACCACT GTGGGAAAAGCAAAGGGAACACTGAAGAACTTCCTGATTGAGCCATTCGTCCCCCACACACAG GAGGAGGAGTTTTACATGTGTATCTATGCCACACGTGAGGGCGATCATGTGCTCTTCCACCACGAGGGCGGCGTTGAAGTGGGCGATGTGGATTCCAAAGCAGAGAGGCTGATGGTCGCAGTGGGTGACAAGCTGAGTCAAGACCAagtcacacagcagctcctcacacaTGTTCCTGAAGAGAAGAAAGA AGTTTTGGCCAGTTTTTTAGTGGGCATCTTCAACCTATATGAGGACCTCTACTTCACCTACCTTGAGATCAATCCACTTG TTGTCACGCGTGATGGAGTGTACGTCCTCGACATGGCCGCCAAAATTGACGCAACAGCAGATTTTATCTGCAAAGCTAAATGGGGAGATGTGGAGTTCCCACCACCATTTGGAAGAGAAGCATATCCAGAG GAGGCCTATATAGCTGATCTGGATGCAAAGAGTGGTGCCAGTCTGAAGCTGACCCTGCTGAATCCCCGAGGACGGATCTGGACGATGGTGGCAGGAGGAGGGGCTTCAGTAGTTTATAG TGACACCATCTGTGACCTGGGTGGAGTGGGTGAGCTGGCGAACTATGGCGAGTACTCGGGTGCACCCAGTGAACAGCAGACCTACGACTACGCTAAAACCATTCTCTCGCTCATGACGCGAGAGAAACATGTTCAAG GGAAAGTGCTGATCATTGGAGGAAGCATTGCCAACTTCACCAATGTAGCAGCCACGTTTAAG GGCATTGTCAGGGCAATTAAAGACTATCAGGGTCCTCTGAAGGAACATGAGGTCACCATCTTTGTTCGACGTGGTGGACCCAACTACCAGGAGGGGCTGAGGGTGATGGGGGAAGTGG GTAAGACTACAGGTATTCCTATCCACGTGTTTGGTACCGAGACCCACATGACTGCCATTGTTGGAATGGCTCTAGGCCACCGGCCAATTCCGAACCAGCCACCAATGGATGCACACACGGCCAACTTCCTACTGAACGCCAGCAACAGTGCAGTG ACTCCTGCTACAACAAGAACAGCTTCCTTCTCTGAACCCAAGTCGCCAAATGGTGTCACCCCAGCAAAAAAGTGTAATGCAGGTCTTCCGGCAG AAGCACAAGCCTCTACAGGCTGCAGCGGAG CTAAAGCCACCACACTTTTCAGCAAACGCACCAAGACTATTGTCTGGGGCATGCAAACACGCGCTGTGCAGGGAATGCTGGACTTTGACTACGTATGCTCCAGGGACGAACCCTCCGTGGCAGCGATGGTCTACCCCTTCAC tGGAGATCACAAGCAAAAATTTTATTGGGGCCACAAGGAGATCCTGCTGCCGGTCTTCAAGAACATGGCAGATGCTATGAAGAAGCACCCAGAGGTGGATGTCCTGATCAGCTTTGCTTCCCTGCGCTCAGCCTTTGACAGTACAGTGGAAACCATGCAGTACCCTCAG ATTCACACCATTGCCATTATAGCCGAAGGTATCCCTGAAGCCCAAACAAGGAAGTTAATCAAGATGGCTGATGAGAAAGGTGTCACTATCATTGGCCCAGCTACA GTTGGTGGCATCAAGCCGGGCTGTTTTAAGATTGGCAACACTGGTGGCATGTTGGACAACATCTTGGCTTCCAAACTTTACCGTCCTGGTAGTGTGGCGTATGTGTCACGGTCTGGGGGCATGTCAAACGAATTGAACAACATCATCTCCCGCACCACAGATGGTGTTTATGAAGGTGTGGCCATTGGAGGAGACAG ATATCCAGGTTCGACTTTTATGGATCATGTTCTGCGCTATCAGGACACTCCAGGGGTCAAGATGATAGTGGTGTTAGGAGAG ATTGGAGGCGCAGAGGAGTACAAGATTTGCCAAGGTATCACAGAGGGAAGAATAACCAAACCTGTGGTGTGCTGGTGTATTGGAACCTGTGCCACAATGTTCGCTTCAGAG GTTCAGTTTGGCCACGCAGGAGCCTGTGCCAACCAGGCTTCAGAAACAGCAGTCGCCAAGAATCAGGCTCTCAGGGATGCTGGAGCTTATGTACCCATGAGCTTTGATGAGCTGGGCAACGTCATTAG GAAAGTTTATGAAGATCTGGTTGCCAATGGCACCATCATTCCTGCCCAGGAGGTTCCTCCACCAACAGTCCCAATGGATTACTCCTGGGCTAGA GAGTTAGGCCTGATCCGTAAGCCAGCCTCATTTATGACGAGCATCTGTGACGAGCGAGGCCAGGAGCTGATCTATGCTGGCATGCCGATCACTGAAGTCTTTAAAGAGGAGATGGGCTTGGGCGGAGTGCTCGGCTTACTCTGGTTCCAGCGCAG GTTGCCTCGCTATGCCTGCCAGTTTATTGAGATGTGCCTGATGGTGACCGCTGACCATGGCCCCGCCGTCTCTGGTGCACACAACACCATTGTCTGTGCTCGGGCTGGCAAAGACCTGATCTCAAGTCTCACCTCTGGCCTGCTCACCATC GGGGACCGTTTTGGAGGGGCTCTGGATGCAGCTGCAAAGCAGTTTAGCAAGGCATTTGATAGTGGCCTGATGCCCATGGAGTTTGTCAACAAAATGAAGAAGGATGGAAAGCTAATAATGGGCATTGGCCACAGAGTCAAATCG atcaACAATCCAGACATGCGGGTGCAGATTCTAAAGGATTTTGTCAAACAGCATTTCCCTTCCAGTCAGCTGCTCGACTATGCTCTAGACGTAGAGAAAATCACCACATCAAAG AAACCAAACCTGATTCTCAACGTAGATGGGTTAATCGGCGTTTCTTTTGTGGATCTGCTGAGGACATGTGGTGGCTTCACACG AGATGAGGCTGATGAGTTTGTGGAGATTGGTGCACTAAATGGAATCTTTGTCCTGGGACGGAGTATGGGCTTCATTG GTCATTACCTTGATCAGAAGAGGCTGAAACAGGGCCTGTACCGCCACCCCTGGGACGACATCTCCTACGTCCTCCCTGAACACATGTCCATGTAA
- the aclyb gene encoding ATP-citrate synthase isoform X3 produces the protein MLQAFSGLCSLANAYGDKVRHNRRVSCQSLTSVAMSAKAISEQTGKEFLYKHICTSAAVQNRFRYASVTAETDWSRLTQDHPWLLTERLVVKPDQLIKRRGKLGLVGINLDLQGVKEWLKTHLMKETTVGKAKGTLKNFLIEPFVPHTQEEEFYMCIYATREGDHVLFHHEGGVEVGDVDSKAERLMVAVGDKLSQDQVTQQLLTHVPEEKKEVLASFLVGIFNLYEDLYFTYLEINPLVVTRDGVYVLDMAAKIDATADFICKAKWGDVEFPPPFGREAYPEEAYIADLDAKSGASLKLTLLNPRGRIWTMVAGGGASVVYSDTICDLGGVGELANYGEYSGAPSEQQTYDYAKTILSLMTREKHVQGKVLIIGGSIANFTNVAATFKGIVRAIKDYQGPLKEHEVTIFVRRGGPNYQEGLRVMGEVGKTTGIPIHVFGTETHMTAIVGMALGHRPIPNQPPMDAHTANFLLNASNSAVTPATTRTASFSEPKSPNGVTPAKKCNAGLPAAKATTLFSKRTKTIVWGMQTRAVQGMLDFDYVCSRDEPSVAAMVYPFTGDHKQKFYWGHKEILLPVFKNMADAMKKHPEVDVLISFASLRSAFDSTVETMQYPQIHTIAIIAEGIPEAQTRKLIKMADEKGVTIIGPATVGGIKPGCFKIGNTGGMLDNILASKLYRPGSVAYVSRSGGMSNELNNIISRTTDGVYEGVAIGGDRYPGSTFMDHVLRYQDTPGVKMIVVLGEIGGAEEYKICQGITEGRITKPVVCWCIGTCATMFASEVQFGHAGACANQASETAVAKNQALRDAGAYVPMSFDELGNVIRKVYEDLVANGTIIPAQEVPPPTVPMDYSWARELGLIRKPASFMTSICDERGQELIYAGMPITEVFKEEMGLGGVLGLLWFQRRLPRYACQFIEMCLMVTADHGPAVSGAHNTIVCARAGKDLISSLTSGLLTIGDRFGGALDAAAKQFSKAFDSGLMPMEFVNKMKKDGKLIMGIGHRVKSINNPDMRVQILKDFVKQHFPSSQLLDYALDVEKITTSKKPNLILNVDGLIGVSFVDLLRTCGGFTRDEADEFVEIGALNGIFVLGRSMGFIGHYLDQKRLKQGLYRHPWDDISYVLPEHMSM, from the exons GTCCTTAACTAGTGTTGCCATGTCGGCGAAAGCCATCTCCGAGCAGACAGGAAAAGAGTTCCTGTACAAGCACATCTGCACTTCAGCGGCCGTGCAGAACCGCTTCCGCTATGCCAGCGTTACCGCCGAGACGGACTGGAGTCGCCTCACACAGGACCATCCGTGGCTGCTGACAGAG CGTCTGGTGGTGAAACCAGATCAACTCATCAAGCGCCGTGGGAAGCTTGGATTAGTGGGCATCAACCTGGACCTGCAGGGTGTGAAGGAGTGGCTGAAAACCCACCTCATGAAGGAGACCACT GTGGGAAAAGCAAAGGGAACACTGAAGAACTTCCTGATTGAGCCATTCGTCCCCCACACACAG GAGGAGGAGTTTTACATGTGTATCTATGCCACACGTGAGGGCGATCATGTGCTCTTCCACCACGAGGGCGGCGTTGAAGTGGGCGATGTGGATTCCAAAGCAGAGAGGCTGATGGTCGCAGTGGGTGACAAGCTGAGTCAAGACCAagtcacacagcagctcctcacacaTGTTCCTGAAGAGAAGAAAGA AGTTTTGGCCAGTTTTTTAGTGGGCATCTTCAACCTATATGAGGACCTCTACTTCACCTACCTTGAGATCAATCCACTTG TTGTCACGCGTGATGGAGTGTACGTCCTCGACATGGCCGCCAAAATTGACGCAACAGCAGATTTTATCTGCAAAGCTAAATGGGGAGATGTGGAGTTCCCACCACCATTTGGAAGAGAAGCATATCCAGAG GAGGCCTATATAGCTGATCTGGATGCAAAGAGTGGTGCCAGTCTGAAGCTGACCCTGCTGAATCCCCGAGGACGGATCTGGACGATGGTGGCAGGAGGAGGGGCTTCAGTAGTTTATAG TGACACCATCTGTGACCTGGGTGGAGTGGGTGAGCTGGCGAACTATGGCGAGTACTCGGGTGCACCCAGTGAACAGCAGACCTACGACTACGCTAAAACCATTCTCTCGCTCATGACGCGAGAGAAACATGTTCAAG GGAAAGTGCTGATCATTGGAGGAAGCATTGCCAACTTCACCAATGTAGCAGCCACGTTTAAG GGCATTGTCAGGGCAATTAAAGACTATCAGGGTCCTCTGAAGGAACATGAGGTCACCATCTTTGTTCGACGTGGTGGACCCAACTACCAGGAGGGGCTGAGGGTGATGGGGGAAGTGG GTAAGACTACAGGTATTCCTATCCACGTGTTTGGTACCGAGACCCACATGACTGCCATTGTTGGAATGGCTCTAGGCCACCGGCCAATTCCGAACCAGCCACCAATGGATGCACACACGGCCAACTTCCTACTGAACGCCAGCAACAGTGCAGTG ACTCCTGCTACAACAAGAACAGCTTCCTTCTCTGAACCCAAGTCGCCAAATGGTGTCACCCCAGCAAAAAAGTGTAATGCAGGTCTTCCGGCAG CTAAAGCCACCACACTTTTCAGCAAACGCACCAAGACTATTGTCTGGGGCATGCAAACACGCGCTGTGCAGGGAATGCTGGACTTTGACTACGTATGCTCCAGGGACGAACCCTCCGTGGCAGCGATGGTCTACCCCTTCAC tGGAGATCACAAGCAAAAATTTTATTGGGGCCACAAGGAGATCCTGCTGCCGGTCTTCAAGAACATGGCAGATGCTATGAAGAAGCACCCAGAGGTGGATGTCCTGATCAGCTTTGCTTCCCTGCGCTCAGCCTTTGACAGTACAGTGGAAACCATGCAGTACCCTCAG ATTCACACCATTGCCATTATAGCCGAAGGTATCCCTGAAGCCCAAACAAGGAAGTTAATCAAGATGGCTGATGAGAAAGGTGTCACTATCATTGGCCCAGCTACA GTTGGTGGCATCAAGCCGGGCTGTTTTAAGATTGGCAACACTGGTGGCATGTTGGACAACATCTTGGCTTCCAAACTTTACCGTCCTGGTAGTGTGGCGTATGTGTCACGGTCTGGGGGCATGTCAAACGAATTGAACAACATCATCTCCCGCACCACAGATGGTGTTTATGAAGGTGTGGCCATTGGAGGAGACAG ATATCCAGGTTCGACTTTTATGGATCATGTTCTGCGCTATCAGGACACTCCAGGGGTCAAGATGATAGTGGTGTTAGGAGAG ATTGGAGGCGCAGAGGAGTACAAGATTTGCCAAGGTATCACAGAGGGAAGAATAACCAAACCTGTGGTGTGCTGGTGTATTGGAACCTGTGCCACAATGTTCGCTTCAGAG GTTCAGTTTGGCCACGCAGGAGCCTGTGCCAACCAGGCTTCAGAAACAGCAGTCGCCAAGAATCAGGCTCTCAGGGATGCTGGAGCTTATGTACCCATGAGCTTTGATGAGCTGGGCAACGTCATTAG GAAAGTTTATGAAGATCTGGTTGCCAATGGCACCATCATTCCTGCCCAGGAGGTTCCTCCACCAACAGTCCCAATGGATTACTCCTGGGCTAGA GAGTTAGGCCTGATCCGTAAGCCAGCCTCATTTATGACGAGCATCTGTGACGAGCGAGGCCAGGAGCTGATCTATGCTGGCATGCCGATCACTGAAGTCTTTAAAGAGGAGATGGGCTTGGGCGGAGTGCTCGGCTTACTCTGGTTCCAGCGCAG GTTGCCTCGCTATGCCTGCCAGTTTATTGAGATGTGCCTGATGGTGACCGCTGACCATGGCCCCGCCGTCTCTGGTGCACACAACACCATTGTCTGTGCTCGGGCTGGCAAAGACCTGATCTCAAGTCTCACCTCTGGCCTGCTCACCATC GGGGACCGTTTTGGAGGGGCTCTGGATGCAGCTGCAAAGCAGTTTAGCAAGGCATTTGATAGTGGCCTGATGCCCATGGAGTTTGTCAACAAAATGAAGAAGGATGGAAAGCTAATAATGGGCATTGGCCACAGAGTCAAATCG atcaACAATCCAGACATGCGGGTGCAGATTCTAAAGGATTTTGTCAAACAGCATTTCCCTTCCAGTCAGCTGCTCGACTATGCTCTAGACGTAGAGAAAATCACCACATCAAAG AAACCAAACCTGATTCTCAACGTAGATGGGTTAATCGGCGTTTCTTTTGTGGATCTGCTGAGGACATGTGGTGGCTTCACACG AGATGAGGCTGATGAGTTTGTGGAGATTGGTGCACTAAATGGAATCTTTGTCCTGGGACGGAGTATGGGCTTCATTG GTCATTACCTTGATCAGAAGAGGCTGAAACAGGGCCTGTACCGCCACCCCTGGGACGACATCTCCTACGTCCTCCCTGAACACATGTCCATGTAA